In a single window of the Streptomyces sp. NBC_00353 genome:
- a CDS encoding uridine kinase family protein → MNDLSRHASRLSTLAPSCGPVRLIGVDGHAGSGKSTLASLLSAALGDAPVLRLDDLATHEELFAWVDRLREQVIGPLSRGESARYAPYDWTARHFGPPRTLEPAPVVLIEGVGAGRRALRPYLARLWWMELGPAASWERGRRRDGPALSAFWDGWTAAEQEHFAVDPSRPYADALVRQLPVGYEWLEGPRATAGANHSVTHRDPPAATY, encoded by the coding sequence ATGAACGACCTCTCGCGCCACGCCTCCCGGCTGAGCACCCTGGCGCCGTCCTGCGGACCGGTCCGGCTGATCGGCGTCGACGGCCATGCAGGATCGGGCAAGAGCACCCTCGCGTCCCTCCTCTCGGCCGCGCTCGGTGACGCGCCCGTACTGCGGCTGGACGATCTGGCCACGCACGAGGAGCTGTTCGCCTGGGTGGACCGGCTGCGCGAGCAGGTGATCGGGCCGCTGTCGCGCGGCGAGAGCGCGCGCTATGCGCCGTACGACTGGACCGCTCGGCACTTCGGCCCGCCACGCACTCTGGAACCCGCGCCGGTGGTGCTGATCGAAGGGGTGGGGGCGGGTCGCCGTGCGCTGCGCCCGTATCTCGCACGACTGTGGTGGATGGAGCTCGGCCCCGCAGCGTCGTGGGAGCGGGGCCGGCGCCGGGACGGGCCCGCGCTTTCGGCGTTCTGGGACGGGTGGACCGCGGCCGAGCAAGAACATTTCGCCGTCGATCCCTCGCGTCCCTACGCGGATGCTCTGGTACGCCAGTTGCCTGTGGGGTACGAGTGGCTGGAGGGACCCCGCGCGACAGCAGGAGCGAACCATTCCGTCACCCACCGTGATCCTCCCGCGGCGACGTACTGA
- a CDS encoding AAA family ATPase → MDIGTQGAQAPADLAWLRGVDAYTMGAYPQAEEEFRTAVRLDPGMADAWLGLHALRIDTTTALLRMYRHRDRFGEQRTRHRRTLNSWYWLGWWVQPVLESPRDLLLAHASHWLDGRHVAELDRALAGLPPVDTDPQVRFLHACRSYLVKDWEQLVRNTEQLVDDPLLGIEAGLFGGMARVRLEMYGQAEPLLSTALMRCRSEQPQRKELRYWLARAHEGTGRSAAALPLYRAVHRIDPAFMDTSARLAAIADYDGLEGTDEASGLASVSLTGIGMDGAVAEAQQDGDSLLGTDLVDGRELRPGGEPQNLPGVGGLPPADGVAAREKTAVPGQSSPQPFPAGPSDPVLLAEALAELERMVGLEPVKRQVKALSAQLNMARLRAGEGLLVQPPKRHFIFSGPSGTGKTTVARILGRVFYALGLLGGDHLVEAQRSDLVGEFLGQTAVKANELIDSALGGVLFVDEAYSLSNSGYSKGDAYGDEALQVLLKRAEDNRDHLVVILAGYPEGMDRLLATNPGLSSRFTTRVDFPSYRPLELTSIGEVLAADNDDVWDEESLEELRSISGHVVDQGWIDELGNGRFLRTLYEKSCAYRDLRLSGYAAVPTRDDLATLRLPDLMQAYGEVLSGRGPVDRGPQEPPGL, encoded by the coding sequence ATGGACATCGGCACGCAGGGCGCACAGGCCCCGGCCGACCTCGCCTGGCTGCGCGGCGTGGACGCCTACACGATGGGCGCATACCCGCAGGCCGAGGAGGAGTTCAGAACAGCGGTACGTCTGGATCCCGGCATGGCGGACGCCTGGCTCGGCCTCCATGCCCTGCGCATCGACACAACGACCGCGCTGCTGCGGATGTACCGGCATCGCGACCGGTTCGGCGAGCAGCGCACCCGCCATCGGCGCACGCTCAACTCCTGGTACTGGCTGGGCTGGTGGGTGCAACCGGTGCTGGAGAGCCCACGCGACCTGCTGCTCGCGCACGCGTCGCACTGGCTGGACGGGCGTCATGTCGCCGAGCTGGACCGGGCGTTGGCCGGACTGCCGCCGGTGGACACGGACCCGCAGGTGCGGTTCCTGCATGCCTGCCGGTCCTATCTGGTCAAGGACTGGGAACAGCTCGTACGCAACACCGAGCAGCTGGTCGACGATCCGCTGCTCGGCATCGAGGCAGGGCTGTTCGGCGGGATGGCGCGGGTGCGGCTGGAAATGTACGGGCAGGCCGAGCCGCTGCTCTCCACCGCACTGATGCGCTGCCGCAGCGAACAGCCTCAGCGCAAGGAGCTGCGCTACTGGCTGGCCCGCGCGCACGAGGGCACCGGCCGCAGCGCGGCCGCACTGCCGCTCTACCGGGCGGTGCACCGGATCGACCCGGCGTTCATGGACACCTCGGCGCGGCTCGCCGCCATCGCGGACTATGACGGGCTCGAAGGCACCGACGAGGCGTCAGGTCTCGCCTCCGTTTCGCTGACCGGGATCGGCATGGACGGTGCGGTCGCGGAGGCGCAGCAGGACGGCGACTCGCTGCTCGGCACCGATCTGGTGGACGGCCGGGAGCTGCGGCCCGGCGGCGAACCGCAGAACCTGCCGGGTGTCGGCGGACTGCCTCCCGCCGACGGGGTGGCGGCACGGGAGAAGACTGCGGTGCCCGGTCAGTCGTCGCCGCAGCCGTTCCCGGCGGGGCCCAGCGATCCGGTGCTGCTCGCCGAGGCGCTGGCGGAACTGGAGCGGATGGTCGGCCTCGAACCCGTCAAGCGCCAGGTCAAGGCGTTGTCCGCGCAGCTGAACATGGCGCGGCTGCGGGCCGGCGAGGGGCTTTTGGTCCAGCCTCCCAAGCGTCACTTCATCTTCTCGGGGCCGTCCGGGACCGGGAAGACCACGGTGGCCCGGATCCTGGGCCGGGTCTTCTACGCACTGGGGCTGCTCGGCGGCGACCACCTCGTCGAGGCCCAGCGTTCCGATCTGGTCGGCGAGTTCCTCGGCCAGACCGCGGTCAAGGCCAATGAGCTGATCGACTCGGCGCTCGGCGGAGTGCTGTTCGTCGACGAGGCGTACAGCCTCTCCAACTCCGGCTACAGCAAGGGTGACGCGTACGGGGACGAGGCTCTGCAGGTGCTCCTCAAGCGGGCCGAGGACAACCGGGACCATCTCGTCGTCATCCTCGCGGGCTACCCCGAGGGCATGGACCGGCTGCTGGCGACCAACCCCGGGCTCTCGTCCCGCTTCACCACCCGGGTGGACTTCCCCAGCTACCGGCCGCTGGAACTCACCTCGATCGGCGAGGTGCTGGCCGCCGACAACGACGACGTGTGGGACGAGGAGTCCCTGGAGGAGCTGCGCTCGATCAGCGGCCATGTCGTCGACCAGGGCTGGATCGACGAGCTGGGCAACGGGCGGTTTCTGCGCACGCTGTACGAGAAGAGCTGCGCGTACCGGGATCTGCGGCTGTCCGGGTACGCGGCGGTACCCACGCGCGACGATCTGGCGACCCTGCGGCTGCCGGATCTGATGCAGGCGTACGGCGAGGTCCTGTCCGGCCGGGGGCCGGTGGACCGGGGGCCGCAGGAACCTCCTGGGCTGTGA
- a CDS encoding amidohydrolase encodes MTESTAPQSEHRTVLLRGGDVHSPADPFATAMVVERGHVAWVGSEGAADAFASGVDEVIDLEGALVTPAFTDAHVHTTSTGLALTGLDLSGARTLAEALDLVRTHTAAHPADRVVLGHGWDATRWPEQRPPSRGELDAAAGGRPVYLPRIDVHSAVVTTALLDLVPGVTALAGYHPDAPLTGAAHHAVRSAAHEAVSPQQRADAQRAALDHAASLGIGTVHECGGPDISDEEDFTGLLKLAAGRPGPRVFGYWAEQVGDEKDARRIRELGAIGAAGDLFVDGSLGSHTACLHEPYADGPAGRTGDAHLDAAQIAAHVTACTEAGLQAGFHAIGDAAVSAVVAGVRAASETLGLARIRAARHRVEHAEMLTPETIAAFAELGLTASVQPAFDAAWGGEDGMYAQRLGAERARTLNPYAGLLRAGVPLAFGSDSPVTPLDPWGTVRAAAFHRSPEHRISVRAGFTAHTRGGWRAVGRDDAGTLVPGAPADYAVWRTEELVVQAPDDRVARWSTDPRSGTPGLPDLTPGGELPVCLRTVIFGQTVYVRPNG; translated from the coding sequence ATGACCGAGAGCACCGCCCCCCAGAGCGAACACCGCACCGTGCTGCTGCGCGGTGGAGACGTCCACAGCCCCGCCGACCCCTTCGCCACCGCCATGGTCGTCGAACGCGGCCATGTCGCCTGGGTGGGCTCCGAAGGGGCCGCCGACGCCTTCGCGAGCGGCGTCGACGAAGTGATCGACCTCGAAGGGGCGCTGGTCACTCCGGCGTTCACCGACGCGCACGTCCACACCACATCGACCGGCCTGGCCCTCACCGGTCTGGATCTCTCCGGCGCCCGCACCCTTGCCGAGGCCCTCGACCTCGTTCGTACGCACACGGCCGCGCACCCCGCCGACCGGGTCGTCCTCGGCCACGGCTGGGACGCCACGCGCTGGCCGGAACAGCGGCCCCCGTCGCGCGGCGAACTCGACGCGGCGGCCGGCGGCCGGCCCGTCTATCTGCCCCGGATCGATGTGCACTCCGCGGTCGTCACCACGGCCCTCCTCGATCTGGTCCCCGGCGTCACCGCGCTGGCCGGCTACCACCCCGACGCCCCGCTGACCGGCGCCGCCCACCACGCGGTGCGTTCCGCCGCGCACGAAGCCGTCTCGCCGCAGCAGCGCGCCGACGCCCAGCGCGCCGCCCTGGACCACGCCGCCTCGCTCGGCATCGGCACCGTCCATGAGTGCGGCGGACCCGACATCTCCGACGAGGAGGACTTCACCGGACTGCTGAAACTCGCCGCCGGGCGGCCGGGTCCACGGGTCTTCGGCTACTGGGCCGAGCAGGTGGGCGACGAGAAGGACGCCCGCCGGATCCGCGAACTCGGCGCGATCGGCGCCGCCGGGGATCTCTTCGTCGACGGCTCCCTCGGCTCGCACACTGCGTGCCTGCACGAGCCGTACGCCGACGGTCCGGCCGGACGGACCGGTGACGCCCACCTGGACGCGGCGCAGATCGCGGCCCATGTCACCGCCTGCACCGAGGCCGGTCTGCAGGCCGGCTTCCACGCCATCGGCGACGCCGCGGTCTCCGCCGTGGTGGCCGGAGTCCGGGCCGCCTCCGAAACGCTCGGCCTGGCCCGCATCCGGGCCGCCCGGCACCGTGTCGAGCACGCCGAGATGCTCACCCCCGAGACCATCGCCGCCTTCGCGGAGCTGGGTCTGACCGCCTCCGTCCAGCCCGCCTTCGACGCGGCCTGGGGCGGCGAGGACGGCATGTACGCGCAGCGGCTCGGCGCCGAACGGGCCCGCACCCTGAACCCGTACGCGGGCCTCCTGCGGGCCGGCGTGCCCCTCGCCTTCGGCTCGGACAGCCCGGTGACCCCGCTGGACCCGTGGGGGACCGTACGGGCCGCCGCGTTCCACCGCTCGCCCGAGCACCGGATCTCCGTGCGGGCGGGATTCACCGCGCACACCAGGGGTGGCTGGCGGGCCGTCGGCCGCGACGACGCGGGCACGCTGGTGCCCGGTGCACCCGCCGACTACGCCGTCTGGCGCACCGAGGAGCTTGTGGTCCAGGCCCCGGACGACCGGGTCGCCCGCTGGTCGACGGACCCGCGGTCCGGGACGCCCGGACTGCCGGACCTCACCCCTGGCGGTGAACTTCCGGTCTGTCTGCGTACCGTGATCTTCGGACAAACTGTCTACGTAAGGCCGAACGGGTGA
- a CDS encoding peptidase C39 family protein — translation MNRPTSRRTVLTAALAVAAAAGTASSAGSAAAAIPAAAPPDAAAAAASLVDNHSWSTYTDWRSGCGAGTRAVAGRRPGLVIDKPRGRTDYTDPHTGNTATWEYATWTSPRHRSAVPATEVIASWNADTPAGTWIQIELSGRYSDGTDTPWYVMGRWAAGDGDIRRTSVDDQTDGRSSIWTDTFSVDDAASGLRLVSYELRLTLYRTPGSSLTPTVWRLGAMASDIPDRFTVEPSAPGLARELPVPRYSQSVHAGQYPEYDNGGEAWCSPTSSQMIIEYWGRRPTAEDLAWVKPGLADPQVCHAARFTYDYQYEGCGNWPFNAAYAATYDDMSAVVTRLGSLTDLETLIRAGIPAITSQSFLKEELTGAGYGTSGHLMTVIGFTADGDVIANDPASPSDEAVRRIYKRHEWETIWLRTKRFNASGKVVSGTGGVCYLYFPAHPTPAQQRALAAVGIR, via the coding sequence ATGAACCGACCGACCTCACGCAGAACTGTGCTGACCGCCGCGCTCGCGGTGGCGGCCGCCGCCGGTACGGCGTCGTCCGCCGGCTCCGCAGCCGCCGCGATCCCGGCCGCTGCCCCGCCCGACGCGGCTGCGGCAGCCGCTTCCCTCGTGGACAACCACTCCTGGAGTACGTACACCGACTGGCGCAGCGGCTGCGGAGCCGGGACCCGCGCCGTCGCGGGACGCAGGCCGGGTCTGGTGATCGACAAGCCCCGGGGGCGTACCGACTACACCGACCCGCACACCGGGAACACCGCCACCTGGGAGTACGCGACCTGGACCTCGCCCAGGCACCGGTCCGCGGTCCCGGCGACCGAGGTCATCGCGTCCTGGAACGCGGACACCCCGGCAGGCACCTGGATCCAGATCGAGCTGAGCGGCCGCTACTCGGACGGCACCGACACTCCCTGGTACGTGATGGGCCGCTGGGCGGCGGGTGACGGCGACATCCGCCGCACCTCCGTCGACGACCAGACCGACGGCAGGAGCTCCATCTGGACCGACACCTTCTCGGTGGACGACGCGGCGAGCGGGCTGCGGCTGGTCTCGTACGAACTGCGACTCACGCTGTACCGCACCCCGGGCAGCAGCCTCACCCCGACCGTGTGGCGGCTCGGCGCGATGGCCTCGGACATCCCCGACCGCTTCACCGTGGAGCCCAGCGCCCCCGGCCTCGCGCGGGAGCTGCCGGTGCCGCGCTATTCACAGAGCGTGCACGCGGGCCAGTACCCCGAGTACGACAACGGCGGCGAGGCGTGGTGCAGCCCCACCTCCTCGCAGATGATCATCGAGTACTGGGGTCGCAGGCCCACTGCCGAGGACCTGGCCTGGGTGAAGCCGGGCCTCGCCGACCCGCAGGTCTGCCATGCGGCCCGCTTCACGTACGACTACCAGTACGAGGGCTGCGGCAACTGGCCGTTCAACGCCGCCTATGCCGCCACGTACGACGACATGAGCGCCGTCGTGACGCGGCTGGGTTCGCTGACCGACCTGGAGACGCTGATCCGGGCCGGTATCCCGGCCATAACGTCGCAGTCCTTCCTCAAGGAGGAGCTGACCGGCGCCGGGTACGGGACCTCCGGTCATCTCATGACCGTGATCGGGTTCACGGCGGACGGTGATGTGATCGCCAACGACCCGGCCTCGCCGAGCGACGAGGCCGTCCGCCGGATCTACAAGCGGCACGAGTGGGAGACGATCTGGCTCCGCACCAAGCGCTTCAACGCGAGCGGCAAAGTGGTCTCCGGCACAGGCGGCGTCTGCTACCTCTACTTCCCGGCACACCCGACGCCCGCCCAGCAGCGGGCTCTGGCGGCCGTCGGCATCCGCTGA
- a CDS encoding SCO1431 family membrane protein produces the protein MTATTATTVTARRRARTGGPEDRSKLLENVLGWTLVVLIAMFVTQAGLM, from the coding sequence ATGACCGCGACCACCGCAACCACCGTCACTGCCCGCCGCCGCGCGCGGACCGGAGGTCCCGAGGACCGGTCCAAGCTGCTGGAGAACGTCCTGGGCTGGACGCTCGTCGTCCTCATCGCCATGTTCGTCACCCAGGCCGGCCTCATGTGA
- a CDS encoding acyl-CoA dehydrogenase family protein: protein MSDRAPQLVERRLPTEESRQLVALVRDIVQREIAPRAAEEEDAGRFPREVFTLLSESGLLGLPYDSAHGGGDQPYEVYLQVLEELAAARLTVGLGVSVHSLACHALAGYGTKEQQAEHLPAMLGGGLLGAYCLSEPASGSDAASLRTKAVRDGDDWVITGTKAWITHGGIADFYTVLARSGVEGARGITAFLVPGDAEGLNAALPEKKMGMKGSPTAQLHFDGVRVSDARRIGEEGQGFAIALSALDSGRLGIAACAIGVAQAALNEAVGYATGRQQFGRPIADFQGLRFMLADMATQIEAGRALYLEAARLRDAGRPFSRQAAMAKLFCTDAAMRVTVDAVQVLGGYGYTLDFPVERLMREAKVLQIVEGTNQIQRMVIARHLAGPETR, encoded by the coding sequence ATGTCCGACCGTGCCCCGCAGTTGGTGGAGCGTCGTCTGCCCACCGAGGAGTCCAGGCAGCTCGTCGCGCTGGTCCGCGACATCGTCCAGCGGGAGATCGCGCCACGGGCGGCGGAGGAGGAGGACGCCGGCCGATTCCCGCGCGAAGTCTTCACCCTGCTCTCCGAGTCCGGGCTCCTCGGTCTGCCGTACGACTCCGCCCACGGCGGCGGAGACCAGCCGTACGAGGTCTACCTCCAGGTTCTCGAAGAACTCGCGGCCGCCCGGCTCACCGTCGGTCTCGGCGTCAGTGTCCACTCGCTCGCCTGTCACGCCCTCGCCGGGTACGGCACCAAGGAGCAGCAGGCGGAACATCTGCCGGCGATGCTGGGAGGCGGCCTGCTGGGCGCCTACTGCCTCTCGGAGCCCGCCTCGGGCTCCGATGCCGCCTCACTCCGTACGAAGGCCGTACGGGACGGCGACGACTGGGTCATCACCGGTACCAAGGCATGGATCACCCATGGCGGGATCGCCGACTTCTACACGGTCCTGGCGCGTAGCGGCGTCGAGGGTGCCCGCGGCATCACCGCCTTCCTGGTCCCCGGCGACGCCGAGGGGCTGAACGCGGCCCTCCCTGAGAAGAAGATGGGCATGAAGGGCTCGCCCACCGCCCAACTGCATTTCGACGGCGTACGGGTGTCCGACGCGCGCCGGATCGGAGAGGAGGGGCAGGGTTTCGCCATCGCCCTGTCGGCGCTCGACTCCGGGCGCCTCGGTATCGCCGCCTGCGCCATCGGTGTTGCGCAGGCGGCCCTGAACGAGGCCGTCGGATACGCCACCGGCCGGCAGCAGTTCGGCCGTCCCATCGCGGACTTCCAGGGACTGCGGTTCATGCTCGCCGACATGGCCACCCAGATCGAGGCGGGCCGTGCGCTCTACCTGGAGGCGGCCAGGCTGCGTGACGCAGGCAGGCCGTTCTCCCGTCAGGCCGCCATGGCCAAGCTGTTCTGCACCGACGCGGCCATGCGGGTCACCGTCGACGCCGTCCAGGTCCTCGGCGGCTACGGCTACACCCTCGACTTCCCCGTCGAGCGGCTGATGCGCGAGGCGAAGGTGCTGCAGATCGTCGAGGGCACCAACCAGATTCAGCGCATGGTCATCGCGCGCCACCTCGCAGGTCCCGAGACGCGCTGA
- a CDS encoding polyprenol monophosphomannose synthase — protein MNDGGQRRYGPLGRALVIIPTYNEAENIKPIVTRVRTAVPDADILVADDNSPDGTGKIADELAAADSQVQVLHRQAKEGLGAAYLAGFRWGIEHGYGVLVEMDADGSHQPEELPRLLTALKGADLVLGSRWVPGGRVVNWPKSREMISRGGSTYSRLLLGLRTRDVTGGYRAFRAETLQGIGLDEVASQGYCFQVDLARRAVDAGYHVVEVPITFVDREVGDSKMSRDILVEALWRVTAWGVTARTNRVLGRRPS, from the coding sequence GTGAACGACGGCGGTCAGAGGCGATACGGCCCGCTCGGCAGAGCGTTGGTGATCATCCCGACCTACAACGAGGCCGAGAACATCAAGCCGATCGTCACCCGGGTGCGCACCGCAGTGCCGGACGCGGACATCCTGGTCGCCGACGACAACAGCCCCGACGGCACCGGCAAGATCGCCGACGAGCTCGCCGCCGCCGACAGCCAAGTGCAGGTACTGCACCGGCAGGCCAAGGAAGGGCTCGGTGCCGCATACCTGGCGGGCTTCCGCTGGGGTATCGAGCACGGCTACGGCGTCCTTGTCGAGATGGACGCCGACGGCTCCCACCAGCCCGAGGAACTGCCCCGGCTGCTCACCGCGCTCAAGGGCGCCGACCTGGTGCTCGGCTCGCGCTGGGTGCCGGGCGGCCGCGTGGTCAACTGGCCCAAGTCCCGCGAAATGATCTCCCGGGGCGGCAGCACGTACTCCCGGCTGCTGCTCGGGCTGCGGACCCGGGACGTCACCGGCGGCTACCGGGCCTTCCGGGCGGAGACCCTGCAGGGCATCGGCCTCGACGAGGTCGCCTCCCAGGGCTACTGCTTCCAGGTCGACCTGGCCCGCCGCGCCGTCGACGCGGGATACCACGTGGTCGAGGTCCCGATCACCTTCGTGGACCGCGAGGTCGGCGACTCCAAGATGAGCCGCGACATCCTCGTCGAGGCGCTGTGGCGGGTCACGGCGTGGGGCGTCACCGCCCGCACGAACCGGGTTCTGGGCCGCAGGCCCTCCTGA
- a CDS encoding Lrp/AsnC family transcriptional regulator produces the protein MEELDRQIVELLVKDGRMSYTDLGKATGLSTSAVHQRVRRLEQRGVIRGYAAVVDPEAVGLPLTAFISVKPFDPSAPDDIAERLAGVPELEACHSVAGDENYILKVRVSTPLELEHLLTRIRSLAGVSTRTTVVLSTPYEARPPQI, from the coding sequence ATGGAGGAGCTGGACCGTCAGATTGTGGAGTTGCTCGTCAAGGACGGGCGGATGAGCTACACCGACCTGGGCAAGGCCACCGGCCTGTCCACCTCGGCCGTTCATCAGCGTGTCCGAAGGCTGGAGCAGCGCGGGGTGATCCGGGGCTATGCCGCGGTCGTCGACCCCGAGGCCGTCGGGCTGCCCCTCACCGCGTTCATCTCGGTGAAACCCTTCGACCCGAGCGCGCCGGACGACATCGCCGAGCGGCTCGCCGGCGTGCCCGAACTGGAGGCGTGCCACAGCGTCGCCGGCGACGAGAACTACATCCTCAAGGTGCGGGTCTCGACGCCGCTGGAGCTGGAGCACCTGCTCACCCGGATCCGTTCGCTCGCCGGAGTCTCCACCCGCACCACCGTGGTCCTCTCCACCCCGTACGAGGCACGGCCCCCGCAGATCTGA
- a CDS encoding glycoside hydrolase family 18 protein: MIGLHRPRARFRALAAAVCTAALGATLLGAAGPASAGAATAAERASTTAAATAAAGSKVVGYFTDWGVYQRNYHVKNIETSGSADKLTHINYAFGNVTGGKCAVGDSYADYEKAYTADQSVDGVADTWDQPLRGSFNQLRKLKKLHPNLKVIWSFGGWTWSGGFGEAAKNPAAFAQSCYDLVEDPRWADVFDGIDIDWEYPNACGLTCDTSGRDAYGNVLAALRAKFGTGNLVTSAITADGSDGGKLDAVDYGGAAQYVDWYNPMTYDFFGAWDAQGPTAPHSPLTSYTGIPKEGYTSDAAVTKLKALGVPASKLLLGIGFYGRGWTGVTQDAPGGAATGPATGTYEAGIEDYKVLKAGCPATGTVAGTAYAHCGTNWWSYDTPATIATKMDYKNQQGLGGTFFWELSGDTANGELIKAIN, from the coding sequence ATGATCGGACTTCACCGTCCCCGCGCCCGGTTCCGGGCGCTCGCCGCTGCCGTCTGTACCGCCGCCCTCGGCGCCACCCTCCTCGGTGCCGCAGGCCCGGCGTCGGCCGGCGCGGCCACCGCCGCCGAGCGCGCCTCGACCACCGCGGCCGCCACCGCGGCGGCCGGCAGCAAGGTGGTCGGATACTTCACCGACTGGGGTGTCTACCAGCGCAATTACCACGTCAAGAACATCGAGACCTCGGGCTCGGCCGACAAGCTGACACACATCAATTACGCCTTCGGCAACGTCACCGGCGGCAAGTGCGCGGTCGGCGACAGCTACGCGGACTACGAGAAGGCGTACACCGCCGACCAGTCGGTCGACGGCGTCGCCGACACCTGGGACCAGCCGCTGCGCGGCAGCTTCAACCAACTGCGCAAGCTGAAGAAGCTGCACCCGAATCTGAAGGTCATCTGGTCGTTCGGCGGCTGGACCTGGTCCGGCGGCTTCGGTGAGGCGGCGAAGAACCCGGCCGCATTCGCCCAGTCCTGCTACGACCTGGTGGAGGACCCCCGCTGGGCCGATGTCTTCGACGGCATCGACATCGACTGGGAGTACCCCAACGCCTGCGGTCTGACCTGCGACACCAGCGGCCGTGACGCCTACGGCAACGTCCTGGCGGCGCTGCGCGCCAAGTTCGGCACGGGCAACCTGGTCACCTCGGCCATCACCGCCGACGGCTCGGACGGCGGCAAGCTCGACGCCGTCGACTACGGAGGCGCCGCGCAGTACGTCGACTGGTACAACCCGATGACGTACGACTTCTTCGGCGCCTGGGACGCGCAGGGCCCGACGGCTCCGCACTCCCCGCTGACCTCGTACACCGGTATTCCGAAGGAGGGCTACACCAGCGACGCCGCCGTCACCAAGCTCAAGGCCCTCGGCGTCCCCGCCTCGAAGCTGCTGCTCGGGATCGGTTTCTACGGCCGCGGCTGGACGGGTGTGACGCAGGACGCGCCGGGTGGTGCGGCGACCGGGCCGGCCACGGGTACGTACGAGGCGGGCATCGAGGACTACAAGGTTCTCAAGGCCGGCTGCCCGGCGACCGGCACCGTGGCCGGCACGGCCTACGCGCACTGCGGGACCAACTGGTGGAGCTACGACACCCCGGCCACCATCGCCACGAAGATGGACTACAAGAACCAGCAGGGCCTGGGGGGCACGTTCTTCTGGGAGTTGAGCGGTGACACCGCCAACGGCGAGCTGATCAAGGCGATCAACTAG
- a CDS encoding hemolysin family protein: MSVVQLLFAGLLVLANGFFVGAEFALVSVRRSQIEPLAAAGSSRARQVLYGLENLPQMMAAAQFGITLCSLTLGAVAEPTVAHLLEPVFHAAHLPEGLVHPLGYVLALVFVVFLHLVIGEMVPKNLAMAAPEKTSMWLSPGLVGFARLCRPVTSALGACARLVLRLFRVEPKDEVEAVFTSEQLNRLVEDSGQAGLLEPEAQERLEDALELGSRPVTDVLLDRASLVTVDPSVTPHRIEELTVRTGYSRFPVCAEGGGPFMGYLHVKDVLDLEDGERAVPQHVWRPMATLRAELPLDDALTVMRRAATHLAQVADASGRVLGLVAMEDVLEMLVGEVRDPAHRVSVPRRTVEAAPAGPGVDELHPLAART, translated from the coding sequence ATGAGCGTCGTCCAGTTGCTCTTCGCCGGGCTCCTCGTGCTGGCGAACGGTTTCTTCGTGGGTGCCGAGTTCGCACTCGTCTCGGTACGCCGCAGCCAGATCGAACCCCTCGCGGCGGCCGGATCGAGCAGAGCCCGTCAGGTGCTGTACGGCCTGGAGAACCTGCCGCAGATGATGGCCGCCGCGCAGTTCGGCATCACCCTCTGCTCACTGACCCTCGGAGCCGTCGCCGAACCCACCGTCGCCCACCTGCTGGAGCCGGTCTTCCACGCGGCGCACCTGCCCGAGGGCCTCGTCCACCCGCTCGGCTACGTCCTGGCGCTCGTCTTCGTGGTCTTCCTCCACCTCGTCATCGGCGAGATGGTCCCGAAGAACCTGGCCATGGCGGCGCCGGAGAAGACCTCGATGTGGCTCAGCCCCGGCCTGGTCGGCTTCGCCCGGCTCTGCCGCCCGGTCACCTCGGCACTGGGCGCCTGCGCCCGGCTGGTGCTCCGGCTGTTCCGCGTCGAACCCAAGGACGAGGTCGAGGCCGTCTTCACCAGCGAGCAGCTCAACCGGCTCGTCGAGGACTCCGGACAGGCCGGACTGCTCGAACCGGAGGCGCAGGAGCGGCTGGAGGACGCGCTGGAGCTGGGCAGCAGGCCGGTCACCGATGTACTGCTCGACCGGGCCTCCCTGGTGACCGTGGATCCCTCGGTCACCCCGCACCGGATCGAGGAACTGACCGTACGGACCGGCTACTCGCGCTTCCCGGTCTGTGCGGAGGGCGGCGGCCCGTTCATGGGCTACCTGCATGTCAAGGACGTCCTCGATCTGGAGGACGGGGAACGGGCCGTTCCGCAACACGTCTGGCGTCCGATGGCGACGCTCCGGGCGGAACTCCCCCTGGACGACGCGCTGACGGTGATGCGGCGCGCGGCCACCCACCTTGCCCAGGTGGCCGACGCGTCGGGCCGGGTGCTGGGGCTCGTCGCGATGGAGGACGTCCTGGAAATGCTGGTGGGCGAGGTGCGCGACCCGGCGCACCGCGTCTCGGTGCCCCGCCGGACGGTGGAGGCCGCACCGGCGGGCCCCGGCGTCGACGAACTCCACCCACTGGCGGCACGAACCTGA